A genomic stretch from Longimicrobiales bacterium includes:
- a CDS encoding PilN domain-containing protein, whose amino-acid sequence MIEINLLPGAQKKSRKGPRRAAAGPSLLSRIKLPEGGDRITMFTAASVVLSVLLVGFLWWSSSNRQRELEVAIEGAVRDSARYAALREANEELVARQDTIAQKVQIIQEIDAGRFVWAHLLEEIGRAVPSYTWLTAVRAQPSASPSSMQPVLEIDGSAGNTLALTRFIQDLEASPFLRAVTLQTTTQAQQDGRKYYTFQLRASWEEPPVEAIRTAPLFARTDSILQGD is encoded by the coding sequence TTGATCGAGATCAACCTGCTTCCGGGTGCGCAGAAGAAGTCGCGCAAGGGTCCGCGCCGTGCAGCGGCGGGTCCTTCGCTGCTCTCGCGCATCAAGCTGCCGGAGGGCGGCGACCGGATCACGATGTTCACGGCGGCGAGCGTCGTGCTGTCTGTGCTGCTCGTTGGCTTCCTCTGGTGGAGCTCGAGCAACCGCCAGCGCGAGCTCGAGGTCGCGATCGAAGGCGCGGTGCGAGACTCGGCTCGGTACGCAGCGCTGCGCGAGGCGAACGAGGAGCTGGTCGCGCGCCAGGACACGATCGCGCAGAAGGTGCAGATCATCCAGGAGATCGATGCCGGCCGCTTCGTCTGGGCCCACCTCCTGGAGGAGATCGGCCGCGCGGTGCCGTCGTACACGTGGCTGACCGCAGTTCGCGCCCAGCCTTCGGCGAGCCCCAGCTCGATGCAGCCGGTTCTGGAGATCGATGGCAGTGCGGGCAACACCCTGGCGCTGACTCGTTTCATCCAGGACCTCGAGGCATCTCCATTCCTGCGCGCGGTCACGCTGCAGACGACCACGCAGGCCCAGCAGGACGGCCGCAAGTACTACACGTTCCAGTTGCGCGCGTCATGGGAGGAACCGCCGGTGGAAGCCATCCGGACGGCTCCGCTGTTTGCGCGCACGGACAGCATTCTCCAGGGCGACTGA